CGGCGTTCGGTCTGGCGTCCTCTTCATTTCCGAGGCGGCGATCATCCCCCTCATCTCGATCACCAACCACGATGACGTTAGCGGCAGCGCGCAGCTCTTCCATCGCCTGCGCATGGATGCCTGCTGGCGCTTCGCTTTCGAGAACTACCCAAGTCGTTCTCGCCAGTGCTGGGTGATGGCGACACGCTCCTCTGAGGGCGACGAGTCCTGCCGCATCAGTGATAGCGACGGGCGCTTTCGTCGCTTGCAGTATCGCCGCGACCTGGGGCGCTCGATACTTCGGGTTGACGAAGCAAAACGGCCTCCTCGCCGCGATCGCGGCGAGCATGCATGCAATGCTGGCGGCCGACTTTCCGACCAGCATCGGAACGATGCTGTCCGCCGGCGTCAAGCGCGCATACAGCGCCGCCAGCCGTTTCGCGTCTCGGAAGAGTGCTCCGTACGAGGTTTCGACAAACCCCGCGCCCGGTCTCCACTTCGAGGCGGCGATCTTTGATCCCGAGTGTGCCGCGTGTGTTGCGACGACCTGAAAGAGATTTTTCATGAACTCTCAGGCGTGCTGATGTCGTGGCGTCCGTTTCGGCTGCCCGCCTCGGAATCTCTTTCGCACATCAACATCCAAGTCGAAGGCTGGCTGCTCGGCACGTACTCCAGCGACTGGATGAGTGCTGTCGCCAAACGGTTCAGATGTATGCGCCGCAACCGGTTCAGGCGGCGCTGAGCCCAGTAGTGCTTGATCAGCCCCTCGCACTGGAGGACTCGGAACCCGGCTTGGCGCAGCTCTGCCTCGATTTCTTCCAATCCGTAAAGGACATCGTAGATCTCGTAGTGCTCGATCCCGCGCTTCACCCTGTAGGGGAGCGACACATCACGGTTGAGTGCGTCGAGCATGAATACGCCGTTCGGGGCCAGGACACGGCGGATCTCGACATAGAGCGCTCGGCGTTGCTCGAGCTGAAAGTGCCGCACGAAACGCAGCGTGTACACGGCCTCGAACGACGCCGACCGAAACGGCAACCGGAAGGCGTCAGTACGCAGGAACGACCATTGCCCGGCGGAACCGTTCAGGCGCTGCCTTGCTGTGTCGAGCATGGCTGGGCTCGCATCTATGGCGACGCCGAGCGGTACGCCACGCATCTCG
This window of the Candidatus Binatia bacterium genome carries:
- a CDS encoding class I SAM-dependent methyltransferase, producing MKPIDQPPDLQRYYQDRTVVEAYMQRRTGQPLNGVLHRSQVRFLNRVLDQRAPRAVLEIACGPGRLTAEMRGVPLGVAIDASPAMLDTARQRLNGSAGQWSFLRTDAFRLPFRSASFEAVYTLRFVRHFQLEQRRALYVEIRRVLAPNGVFMLDALNRDVSLPYRVKRGIEHYEIYDVLYGLEEIEAELRQAGFRVLQCEGLIKHYWAQRRLNRLRRIHLNRLATALIQSLEYVPSSQPSTWMLMCERDSEAGSRNGRHDISTPESS